One genomic window of Deltaproteobacteria bacterium includes the following:
- a CDS encoding undecaprenyl-diphosphate phosphatase, translating to MDTTQAVILALIQGLTEFLPVSSSAHLILLPKLTGRPDQGLAFDVALNTATWLAVVIYFRAELRSLLSGAFRSARTGSLTKEGRTALLIAAATAPVAAAGLAGHDFIETHLRSVHVIAWSSIVWGMVLWAADRHPGASDAEEIGWKAAMVVGAAQALALIPGTSRSGITITAGLFMGLSRVGAARFSFLLAVVVGAMAGGLEGLKLVEAGWDTPWAAVATGFAVAFATAYLTIHLFLEALSRISMTPFVAYRVLLGILLLVLL from the coding sequence ATGGACACCACCCAGGCCGTCATACTGGCCCTCATCCAGGGGCTCACCGAGTTTCTGCCCGTCTCGTCGAGCGCCCATCTCATACTGCTGCCCAAGCTCACGGGCAGGCCCGACCAGGGGCTCGCCTTCGACGTGGCGCTCAACACCGCCACCTGGCTGGCCGTGGTCATCTACTTCCGCGCCGAACTGCGCTCGCTCCTCTCCGGAGCCTTCCGCTCTGCGCGCACGGGCTCGCTCACGAAGGAGGGGAGGACGGCCCTGCTCATAGCCGCGGCCACCGCGCCGGTGGCGGCCGCCGGCCTCGCGGGCCACGACTTCATAGAGACTCACCTGCGCTCGGTCCATGTCATCGCCTGGTCGTCCATCGTCTGGGGCATGGTCCTCTGGGCGGCCGACAGGCATCCGGGCGCGTCCGACGCCGAAGAGATAGGCTGGAAGGCGGCCATGGTCGTGGGAGCGGCCCAGGCCCTCGCCCTCATACCGGGCACGAGCCGCTCGGGCATAACAATAACGGCCGGACTCTTCATGGGGCTGAGCCGGGTGGGCGCGGCCCGCTTCTCGTTCCTCCTCGCCGTAGTCGTCGGCGCAATGGCCGGAGGACTCGAGGGACTAAAGCTCGTCGAGGCCGGCTGGGACACGCCCTGGGCGGCCGTGGCCACAGGCTTCGCCGTCGCCTTCGCCACCGCATACCTGACCATACACCTCTTCCTCGAAGCCCTCTCGCGCATATCCATGACACCCTTCGTCGCCTACCGGGTCCTGCTCGGCATACTCCTGCTCGTCCTGCTCTAA
- a CDS encoding response regulator, translated as MKGDKKILVVDDEELIVELYCDWLRLWGYEVAAAVGGAAGIEELEKGGVSLILCDAKMPGVTGADVLRRAKELAPEAPFILVTGFGRHDPEVREMIDMGITLHLDKPVRFSRLKEILAELLGR; from the coding sequence ATGAAAGGCGACAAGAAGATACTCGTCGTGGACGATGAAGAGCTCATAGTGGAGCTCTACTGCGACTGGCTGAGGCTGTGGGGCTACGAGGTGGCCGCCGCCGTGGGCGGAGCCGCCGGCATCGAGGAGCTCGAAAAGGGAGGGGTCTCGCTCATCCTCTGCGACGCCAAGATGCCCGGCGTCACCGGCGCCGACGTGCTGCGCCGCGCAAAAGAGCTCGCGCCGGAGGCCCCCTTCATACTCGTGACCGGCTTCGGCAGGCACGACCCCGAGGTAAGGGAGATGATCGACATGGGCATAACGCTCCACCTGGACAAGCCCGTGCGCTTTTCCCGGCTCAAGGAGATACTGGCGGAGCTTCTCGGCCGCTGA
- the galE gene encoding UDP-glucose 4-epimerase GalE, with amino-acid sequence MNQRTPIVVTGGAGYIGSHTCKALAAAGFEPVSFDSLVNGHRELVRWGPFEAGDLLDPRSIRAVLERYAPAAVVHFAAFAYVGQSVREPAAYYRNNVAGTLNLLDAMVAAGTARIVFSSTCAVYGEPERMPITEDVMARPVNPYGRTKLAVEGMLADFGAAYGIESVCLRYFNAAGADPEAETGEDHRPETHLVPLVLDAAAGRRPSVTVNGTDYATPDGTCIRDFIHVSDLAGAHVLAVEHLLAGGGSEVVNLGSGRGASVREVIETARAVTGREIRVETGPRRPGDPPVLIGSWRKAERVLRWRPLRSDMETIIADAWRWHRKRFA; translated from the coding sequence ATGAATCAGAGGACACCCATCGTCGTCACAGGCGGAGCCGGCTACATCGGCTCCCACACATGCAAGGCCCTTGCGGCGGCCGGCTTCGAGCCCGTGAGCTTCGACAGTCTCGTCAACGGCCACAGGGAGCTCGTCCGCTGGGGCCCCTTCGAGGCGGGCGACCTCCTCGACCCCCGGTCGATACGGGCCGTGCTCGAACGGTACGCCCCGGCCGCCGTCGTCCACTTCGCCGCCTTCGCCTACGTGGGCCAGTCGGTGCGCGAGCCGGCCGCCTACTACCGCAACAACGTGGCCGGCACTCTCAACCTCCTCGACGCCATGGTGGCCGCCGGCACGGCGCGGATCGTCTTCTCCTCGACCTGCGCCGTCTACGGCGAGCCCGAACGAATGCCCATAACCGAGGACGTCATGGCGCGGCCCGTAAACCCTTACGGCAGAACCAAGCTCGCCGTCGAGGGGATGCTCGCCGACTTCGGCGCGGCCTACGGCATCGAGAGCGTCTGCCTGCGCTACTTCAACGCCGCGGGCGCGGACCCCGAGGCCGAGACCGGCGAGGACCACCGTCCCGAGACCCACCTCGTGCCCCTCGTGCTCGACGCCGCGGCCGGAAGGCGCCCGTCGGTGACGGTGAACGGCACGGACTACGCAACGCCCGACGGCACCTGCATCCGCGACTTCATCCACGTAAGCGACCTCGCCGGGGCCCACGTGCTCGCCGTCGAACACCTTCTCGCCGGCGGGGGCAGCGAGGTCGTCAACCTCGGAAGCGGCCGGGGAGCGTCGGTGAGGGAGGTGATCGAGACCGCCAGGGCCGTCACCGGCAGGGAGATAAGGGTCGAGACCGGTCCCCGCCGGCCCGGCGACCCGCCCGTGCTCATAGGGTCGTGGCGGAAGGCGGAGCGCGTCCTGCGGTGGCGGCCGCTGCGGAGCGACATGGAGACGATCATCGCCGACGCCTGGCGCTGGCACCGAAAGAGGTTCGCCTGA